The Epinephelus fuscoguttatus linkage group LG19, E.fuscoguttatus.final_Chr_v1 genome contains the following window.
GGGATCTGAGACTGCACACAGTTTCAATATGGCCTGTAACTGTTCACGCTCCAGGTGAGCACGGATGCTACAGCAGAGGTGGGCTCGTTGTGACTGTATTTACTGCCGGGGATGGATTCAGTTTTCAGCACAGGAGAACCAAAGGAACCAATCACAAGCAAAGTGCAAACTCTCTTTCACTTCCAGCAAATTGAAGCAAATCCTCCCataaaaaaacccccaacaaCCCTCCACTCTGAATTAATATGCGACTCTGCAGTTTAGCAATCAGCATTAATcagcatttctgtaaatgtacCAGATTTACCCTGGAGGAAGCAATTCGGCCCCGACTCCCTGAGCTGAAACGAATCAAATGTTTATGACGAGAATTTTAATGTCACTCATGTCTGAATGTGTACTGTCATGATACGGGAGTGCACAAGCAactcaagcttttttttttttttgacatgtgtgtgcacagattCCAGTACACATCACTATGTTTGCCGCACTTGTCACATTTTGGATTGGTTCAATCCCCATTTGGTTCCAACTGATTcaaagaaaatgacagaaatggcACTTTATGTAGAAGGGGATGGCTATATAGTAAAATCCAGTCCCAATTTGTGGTACAAGTCACACATACTCTTAGTCTTCCAGTAACCAAAAGCGACAAAGGTTCTGCAGACATGAGTCTACCATCAAATCTGATTAAATATTGTCctcttttgattttcattttttatactTTCAACTTGTATCAGTGCGGTCTGAAAACATAGTAAAGATGATGAGTAATTCTTTACTCTGCAGTGTTGAAACAGGGTCTCTTTAGCAGCAGTTGTGTACATGCTCACAAACAGGGATCGAGCTCTGGTCCCTTGAAGCAGAAGCAGAatatttctcctcctcttttggTTCGAGGAGAGTGTCAGTCCAGGTCGAGGTTTTGCTCAGCGATCAGTTTGGTCTTTTTAACAAAGAGCTACTCATGTCGAGACTCGCCCAGTCCGAGCCGTTTGTTTCCCCTAAGACTCTTCGGAGTTGGAGGTGTGATATCAAGATGAGGTTTAAGTTACGCGAGGTGGTGTTTGGGCCTGTCGAAGACTCAGAATGAGGATAAAAAGCTGGACCACATTACTTTTTAGTGCGGTGGTGTCACTGCAGCTGGCATCCTCGACAGTCGTCCTCAGGCTCGGTGTTGTCAGAGGAGTAAGAGCTCTCCTCGCTCACTGTCAGTCACAAAAAAGGCATATTAGACAGatgtataatataatatttcaGTGGTTAGACACACAAACTTCAAGGACGAGTTCACCCTTAACtctgaaatacatattttccctcttacctgtagtgctatttatcagtctagactgtttcgGTGTGAGTAACCGTGTTGGCCCTCTcgctaatataatggaactagatggcactcagcttgtggtgctcaaagcgccaaacatttgaaaaaactcCACATCAGTGCCTCTTTCcataaatcatgacctggttactcaagatgatctgcagaccttgttgtgagcagtttcatgcagaaactattttctttttaccaaatgacacctgccaaccgtatcactgcgcagaaggaaacgtgcatctactgctagctcacctagcaccactgagctagctaacgttacagctcagctgaggaggacggcattaatgtttacatctcacacatCTCGTCACAACCACGAGCCaattgtccatgagtagatgcactcttccttctgtgcacTGCATCCTCATATAACAAATAAGTGCCTCATGAATGAAGCTAAATACTTAATGTAAATcaatgtaggttaggtttaggaaaagaaacacggtgatgacataccttaaaatactTTAGTTACAAACACAGGTCTCttaggggaaagtcctgtgtagTTTGACCGGTCTACCACCCTATTTTGCGTCCTTACACAGACTTTTCGGTCTTTATACTACTCTTTCCACAAGACTGCAACCTTCCcgattacatgggttatatatGAATCGTGGTGTATTACTTTTGTGGGTACATGCACCAAcaatgcatgagaacagcctgttctgcacagtgatatggttggtgggtgtagttcaataGAAAGGAAATGGTTCCTCATACAGCACCAGCCAACTACTCATACACTTGTGTGCTACCTAATATTatagctcagccgaggaggacgccattaatatCTTATCTCGGTGATACATTtagcgggtgtagtttggtaggaaagaaaatagttcctacatgaaactgctcacagcaaggtctgtggattatcttaagtacctgggtcatgatttctggaaagagacgttgctcttaagtttttaaaatgtagtttttggcactttgagcaccccaAGCTGAGTgctgagagaaggcagacatctctacagggAAGAGGAGAAATACGTGTTCTTGATTGTTAGGGTGAAAACCAAAgtttttaaaggtctagtgtgcagGATGTGGTGGCATTTtccagtgaggttgcagaactgaaacttgtAGGAGAACTAAGTTGgcaaatgtgaaaacatgaatggccctatttagagtttgatttgtccattctggccCACAGAAACAACTTGTCTTGGAGAGGAACTACTCCAtaagtagatataaacagctcattctgaggtaacaaaaacacaatgattcttattttcaggtgattataaactaataaaaacatagttatgaatattatattccatttctgccaatagatgcccttcacttctacacactggacctttaactttgCAGACTATATATGAAAGTAAAGCTGTGTGACTTACACCACTCGGTCTGTATGGGGAGGAAGGCCTTGTCCCCGTTCTCTCTGATCATCTCCTCTATTTTATCCAGTAGGACTGACACACTCCTGTCCTTGCCAGGAGTCTTACTGTCCAGGACGTGGTAATAGTTCCCACAGTATTCCAGTAGTCTTTGcagctccctccctcctctaaGGATGTGCTCCTCGATGGGCGTGCGGCCCAGCCAATCACCACAGCTGAACAGCACCATGGTGTGGAGGCACGCGCTGTCCCCAAACAGAGTCTCTATGTGGGCCAGGAGTGTCCGCCTCTTCCTGGCGGTGAGGGATGACACGACGGGGAGGACCAGCAGCAGGGTATGGGGTCCAGGTCGCAGGAGGGCAGCCCCGCGCTGGGACTCCTGGCGGATACGCTTCGGGGTCCGCCTCACTGAGAACCAATCCCAGCCTGGGGTGTCCACAATTGTGATCCGACGGCCGGACACAAGCGCCTGCCTCCTGAGGCACAGCTCTGTCTCCTGGCCTGACTCAAAGTACCGACGACCCAGGATGGAGTTCCCCACTGAGCTCTTCCCAACACCTTTCCAGCCTAACAGGAGCAGTCTCAGCTCTGAAAACCATGAAAGACAAAGGACGAGTGCGAGAGAATGAGACACCATTAAGAttaaaacacagacaaagaaaaacaatattgaTTGCCTAGGATGAGTAAGCTGTTTCCTAGAACACCAATTCTGCAGTTTCCTCTGGAGCAGCATTATGACACATATGCACTCATCTCTCTCCTTCAACGCATGACTCACTCACCTacacacactctaacacacagtgacacaaacacgCAGTCCCCTCATACCTCTGGGAGGCCCTCCAATCATCTGCTCCCTCTGTCTGGCGTGCTCCtccatcctcatcctctcctcctccagagcTCTCCTGGCCTGCTCCTCCTCCAGTAAAATCAACTCATTCACCTCAAAGTACCAGCCTGCGTGACAGTGACAATGAATTATTCACTGTCTTCAATCAGGTCTATAACACAACTGATGTGTTCATTAATAATGCAGTGATTATTAATATAGAGAGTGCAGAGGGGATGCTTATTTGCTTTATCACAGCACAGGAGAGATGCACTGATCATAGTATGAAAAACAAACCTTGGTTGTCAGTGATCATTTCCTCCACCTTCTCCATGAGCTCGGGGACCTGCGTGTTGTCTTCTGTGTCTTTCCGAGTGTTATCAAAAGCGTGGTACCTGCAGGTgagggaaaaaacattttaaaggaacaTTCCGCCAGTTTCCAGATATAGTTCACTTTAGTCATCATGATGAGTCATGTTGTGGAAGGAGATGTACACATGCCGCGTTTCTTTGTGCCCtcagattcttttttttcaatgtagatgCAGGGCAACTGCGCTTAAACACCAGAGCGTTGCACATGCGTTTCTGAGCGCCTGAGTTCAACTtacagaatgcagcagcatgcacCACATGTTACGTGCTggggaacaaccaatcacagtcgtcaGACATCTTTcgcttcttctgtaaatatcaatCTGTGGTAAATACACCTACACACTTAATAAACAACGCCTGGAAGacgatcagctctgcactcaggatgtCATGTAAGTAGGCCATGCTACGGTGCTTGTTATGGTTGCTTGGCAACTTCAAATTCAATCTGTCTCGAcgcccttgaaagttggcacagaatAGGCACAAGAGTTGCACACAGTGCCcgaccttgtgttttccaggcggttaaaggcGTGGCATGTGTACAGTCCCTAATGTATTCTGCGGCTCTGAAGGGagcattcaaaaataaaaaaaatatcctggtgatgtcatagtgatgtcatcagggggTACCGCAACTTGAGGTTATTAATGTggactaaaagtcaggatatctcgacctctgctgctttgattttgagCGGACTACAAAGGTCTTGTAAGCTCACTTCTTTCTCCACAACCCCAaatacttttttcattttcaaacttttaGACGTCAGACCCGCTGACACTGACTCACGTGACATCACTCTATAAACAGATCTGCATTTGGAtgcacagtggtgtagtggttatcaatgaggtgggtgtactgctAGGTGGATTGATAGGTTACAGAGGAGGTAGTGGGTACACCCTCCCATATATTCCAATAgcttttttggctgataggtgggtatactgtaaacagctAGAAAAAGAGGAGGGTATACCCCGTATATCTGCGGgcaccctccactacaccactttGTATGCAGAATCTGAAGGCAACTGTATAAGAATTTGCTATCAGATGCGTTCTGATTCTGTTTTTAGTGGTATTGACGAATCACATTTGAGTGGGATTTGATCGTCTGCAGGTGAACAGTTCATGTGGAGAGCAAAATAAGAGGAAAGCATTGGTTGAAATGCAATCTCAGAATGGATCGACTATTGTGTGATGACAATTTACCGTTTTTTAAATCTTTCTCTTAATTTCTGTgaattcatatgcagatatctgtttaaaGAGATTAGCCGATATGTTGTCTGAACTGGTCTCAAGTTGCTTCAGAGCTCCCAGAATATTGCCAGTTGCTCCCAGAGGTTTTTTCTCCAACCACAatatttgtgattgttttgtgctAACAGAGACTCGCCACAGTAGACCTTTGTGAACTCAAAGAAAGAAGAGCGAGGTAAACATCACACCTGCTTCCACATCTCTCCACCAGCCACTGCAGGGCCTCTCCAGTGTTCGCTATGTGCTCCTCAATGAAGACCCCCTTCGGCAGCTTGTCCACCCCGGTAAACACCACCATGGAGTACCTCCAGGTCCCCCCACCCAGCGCCCCCAGCTGCTCCTCCGCGGCCCTCCTCTCGATGTCAGTGAAGGGCTGGGTGACCGACACCACCAGCAGGATGGCGTGGGGTCCAGGAGGGCAGAGAATGGCCCCCATGCACGGCCCCTCGCTGTCCAGGCTCGGTGCCGGCCGCTGTGGGTTGTCCAACTCTGCGGCGGCGTTGTCGCTACTGTCAGCTTCGCCGGTGTCCTCCGGGTCATTGGGGATGGCCCACGGCGGCGTGTCCACCACAGTGACCCGTCGGCCGTAGATCTCCGTCTGGCCCACATTGCTGTGAGTCGTCTCCGTCCCAGCGTCGAAGACCTCGTCGCCCAGGATGCTGTTGGCGGTGGAGGTCTTTCCAGATTGGGGGCCCCCGAGGATCAGCAGTCTGCGCTCAGGGGGGTGGCGGCCCCTGGGGTCCCCTgttgagacacagagagattaGACAGGAAGTTCCCCACAAGGATGGATTTAAGTTTGATTGTCTGACTGCTGCATGAAGCCAAGCAGTTGGCCGTCTGAGGAAATGATCCTAATCCTTTATTCTGTTCTGTCTCTGAAGGATTGCCTTGTCCGCAAAGTGCTTTCCGGAGATGAGGAAACTTCATTCATTCCACTGCAACATATAGCCCTATCCCTCTCCTCACTCAGATTTCCTCTTTGTGCCCTTCTTATCTGAGCTCCTTGTTACCTTATACCTCTTCTCCTTAACTGCCTCTTGTCCTTacccccttctctccctctaaCCTTCCTCCCAGCATGCCTcctctttgttttcctctgtcctTAGCCTTTGGAAAAAATTGGGTCAGAGAGGAGGAACCTTGGACTCCTTCCAAAAAGAAAGGCATGTGGACAGAATATGATTTAGTGAAAGTTGCACGAAGAGGACAAATGTTTGATCAATCATTGTGAAAGAACATGAATATTCggaggatggagagaggagcagcagctgctcTGTGGGCATGACAAGAGGGGAGaacacagagggaggagagggaagtTTATTGATTTACCCCGTTACTCACGGCTGCTGACACTTTCCATGTGAGCTGCTAAACACAGGAAGTTGACTCAAGCAACAGTTTCCCAGCATTGTGAATGGCCCCAACGTGAAATGGCTCTGAGGGGTTACGCCTGATGCTGTGCCTGACTGAATGGATGGTGATGATGGAGGGGGGAACCTGCGGGGACAAGGTGTTCAGCAAAGGATGAAAGCCCACTCACCAGTGTCAGAGGCAGAGGACACAGCAGCCATCTTGTGTGTAGAACCTCtggcttcctcctcctctgcccccctcctccttctccttctcgcCTCCACGGTGGATTCCTCTTCGTGCCCCTTCAGAAAGCGACGGATCCTGAGTGGTGTGTGAAAGGCTGGCAGCTCGAATGCTTCTTggctctctctttcactctcaccCTCATTCTACTGCAGTGGAACTCACTCTATCCTCTGTTCCCTGTGTCtgcctccctttctctcctcatACCTCCTTTGCCATTCaacctctccccctctctctcccccccttttttttaatctattatCCTCCACACCCCCTCACCCCACTGTGGCTCTTCCCTGTCCTTTCCTCTGTGGCTTCTCCCCGTCTCCTCCGTCTTATTTATCTGTCCAAGCAGAGGGGAAAGATTGTGCAATGCAGGAATCTGAAAGCCAAATCCAcccctgctgcagcagctccaggaAGATGTCtcgtcatttcttttttttaagtcaaaacacAGGAAGCTGTTCCTCCCACTTGCCCGtatcacacagcagcagcagcagcagcagcaagagtGTGGCACTGTATGCAGACTGCAGTCAGGAGGACAGATAGAAAGATGGatagacagagagggagggagagatagagagggagcacagtgttctctctctgtttacagCTGGATGTATTCCCCAGCTGCTGCATCATGCACAAACACTACTATTTATATGATGCctgcagacacagaaacattgtgagggaggcgggggggggggggggtttgtaTACTGCAtgaataaatttaaatattgaTATAAGACATGCAGCTACATCTTACATAATACATAAAAGCTCCCATAAATAGCAGATGACTGCAAGACGTTATCTAATTGCACTGAACTCAAAGCACTGTCACTGTAGTGTGAGTAATGTCTGAGGGATGCTGGGCTGAAACATTACATATATGTCAtcctgaatgtctgagctcatcCTTGGCTCCTTAACAGATCAATTACACGCTGTATGGCGAGATACATTCACGGAACTGAGCTAAATCATGTAAGAAAGAGTATCAAAAAAATAAGagctttaaaaatgaacaattaGCGAACTGGTACATTTTGTAGCGTCTCTTTATTGACGTACTTTCCCGCACAGGGGCGTTGTTTCAACTCTGTTGTGTCGCAGCTGTT
Protein-coding sequences here:
- the si:dkey-110g7.8 gene encoding GTPase IMAP family member 8, with translation MAAVSSASDTGDPRGRHPPERRLLILGGPQSGKTSTANSILGDEVFDAGTETTHSNVGQTEIYGRRVTVVDTPPWAIPNDPEDTGEADSSDNAAAELDNPQRPAPSLDSEGPCMGAILCPPGPHAILLVVSVTQPFTDIERRAAEEQLGALGGGTWRYSMVVFTGVDKLPKGVFIEEHIANTGEALQWLVERCGSRYHAFDNTRKDTEDNTQVPELMEKVEEMITDNQGWYFEVNELILLEEEQARRALEEERMRMEEHARQREQMIGGPPRELRLLLLGWKGVGKSSVGNSILGRRYFESGQETELCLRRQALVSGRRITIVDTPGWDWFSVRRTPKRIRQESQRGAALLRPGPHTLLLVLPVVSSLTARKRRTLLAHIETLFGDSACLHTMVLFSCGDWLGRTPIEEHILRGGRELQRLLEYCGNYYHVLDSKTPGKDRSVSVLLDKIEEMIRENGDKAFLPIQTEWLSEESSYSSDNTEPEDDCRGCQLQ